The window GGGCGTCGTCCCCTGGCGGAGGCGGCCGACCACGCGCAGGTACTGGTTGCCGCGGTCGTCCGCCTCCTGCTCCCAGGCGCGCGGCACCCACAGGTCGGCGCGCTCGGGGAAGAGGAGCCCGGGCGCGTCGGGGAAGCGCACGCCCCGCGGCATGATCCCGATCACCGTGTAGGTCTGGTCGTTGAGCCGCACGGCGCTCCCCAGCACCGCCGGGTCGGCGCCGAAGCTGCGGCGCCAGAGCTCGTCGGAGAGCACCACCACCTCGCGGTTGCCCTCCACCCCCTCGCCCGGGGCGAAGGCGCGCCCGCGCGCGGGGGCCACGCCCAGCACGGAGAAGAGGTTGGGAGAGACCCGGTAGCCGCGGACGCGCTCCGGCTCGCCGCGCCCGGTGAGGTTCACCCCCCAGTCGGTGACGGCGGCCACCCCCTCGAACTCGCGCAGCATCCGGCGCTGGTCGGCGAACTCGGGAGGCGAGATCGCGCCCTTCGAGAGCCCCTCGGCGTAGCGGTTCCAGAAGACCACCAGCCGGTCGGGGTCGCGGAACGGCAGCGAGCGCAGCAGCACCGCCTCGACCACGCTGAAGACGGCGGTGTTGGCGCCGATCCCCAGCGCCAGCGTGAGCACCGCCACGGCCGTGAAGCCGGGGCTCTTGCGCAGCGTGCGCAGCGCGTAGCGGAGGTCCTGCAGCAGCGTGTCCATAGGATGCCTCGTGGGCGAGGACGAACGGTGGCTTCGGTCGATGTCGATCCGCTGCGACGGGCGCCGGCGCGGCGGCGGGCGGGCGCCCCCTCTCCCCGGCCCTCTCCCCCGCTGCGCGGGAGAAAGGGTGCACATACCGCGGGGGCAGGCTTTCCGCGCGGGAGGCGGATCAGTCGCCAGCCCGCCGGCTGTCCCCTGCTGCTCCCTACTCCGCCTTGAGCGCCACCACCGGGTCCACGCGCGCGGCGCGGCGGGCGGGGAAGTACGCGGCCAGCGCGGCCACCCCCGCCAGGAGCGCCGCCACCGCGGCCAGGGCGGGCGCCTCCACCGGGCTCAGGCCGTAGAGCACCCCGGCCATGAGGCGCCCCACCCCCGCCGCCAGCACCAGCCCCACGGCAATCCCCATGAGCGCCAGCCGCACCCCGCGCCGGACGAAGAGCGAGACCACGTCGCCCCGCCGCGCGCCCAGCGCGATGCGCACCCCGATCTCGCGCGTGCGCTGCGTGACCGCGAACGCCATCACCCCGTAGATCCCCGCCGCCGCCAGCAGGAGCGCCAGCGCGCCGAAGAGCCCGATCATCCGCGAGGTGGCGCGGATGTCGGACATGCTCTGGCGCCGGTAGCCGGCCAGCGTGCGCACCTCCTCCACCGGCAGGTCGGGGTCGAGGGCGCGCACCTCGCGCCGGAGCGCCGCCGCCAGCGGGCGCGCGTCGCCCGCCGTGCCCACCAGCAGCGCCAGGTGCTTCTGGCCGGGCCGCTGCGCGAGCGGGAGGTACACCGCCGGCTTGGCGCTCTCGTAGACCGCCGAGAGCACCGCCTCGCGCGCCACGCCGACCACGGTGACCACGCCGTCGTTCACGCGCAGCTCCCGCCCGAGCGGGTCCGCCCCCGGCCACGCCTGCCGGGCGAGCGCCTCGCTCACGACCGCCACCGGCGGCGCGCCGGGCGCGTCCTGCGGCGCGAAGCCGCGCCCCCGGGCAAGCGGGATCCCCACCGTGCGGAGGTAGTCGGGACCCACCGTGTAGAGCAGCGCCTCCAGCCCGTGCTCCTCGCCCTCGCGCGCCGGCCGGGCGCCCGGGAACACCTCCGCCCCCTCGCGGCGCCCGCCCATCGGCACCGAGGTGGCGAAGGCGACGCCGCGCACCCCGGGGAGCCCCTCGGCGCGCGCCGCCAGCGCGTCGGTGAACGCGCGGGCGCGGGCGTCGGAGTACCCCTGCCGCCCCAGGTCGAAGGAGACGGCCAGCACGCGGTCCGAGGCGTCGTAGCCCACGTCCACCCGCGCCTCGGCGGCCAGGCTGCGCAGGAAGAGCCCCGAGGCCGCCAGCAGCACCAGCGAGAGCGCCACCTGCGCCGCCACGAAGCGCCCCTGCAGCCGGGCGCGGCGCGGGTCCGGCCCGGCGGCGCCGTCCTTGAGCGCCTCCACCACGTCGGCGCGCGTGGCGTCGAGCGCCGGCACCAGCCCGAAGAGCACCCCCGTGGCCCCCGCCGCGGCCGCGCAGAAGGCCAGCACCCTGAGGTCGGGGGAGAGGTCCAGCGGCGGCAGGGTGACCGACGCGGCGAGCGCGTCCAGCCCCCAGGCGGCGGCCACCAGCCCGGCGGCGCACGCCAGCGCGGCCAGCAGCACGCTCTCGGTGAGGAGCTGGCGGACGATGCGCCCCCGCCCCGCGCCCAGCGACAGCCGCACGCCGATCTCCCGCCGCCGGGCCGCCGCGCGCGCCAGGAGCAGGTTGCTCACGTTGGCGCAGGCGATCAGCAGCACCAGCCCGGTGACCGCGAAGGCGACGGCCGTCACGGGGACCACGCTGCCGAGCGCCCCCGGCGTGAGCCCCGAGCCCGCCGGGAAGGTGCGCGCGGTCACCCCCTTGTGCCCCTCCGGGTCCGCCGCCTCGATCTGCGCCGCCACCACGGCCAGCGCCGCGTCGGCCCGCTCCGGCGTCACCCCGGGCTTCAGGCGGCCGATGGCGTTCAGCCACCAGGTGGTCCGCGCCTCCCGGAAGCCCGAGGTGCCGGGCAGCCCGGGGAGCGCCCGCTCGGCCAGCGACATCGGCAGCCACACCTCGCGCGGCAGGTCGTGGTCGGCCCCGTTGAACCCCGGCGCCGTCACCCCCACCACCGTGGCGGCCAGGCCGTTCATCACCACCCGGCGGCCGACGA is drawn from Longimicrobium sp. and contains these coding sequences:
- a CDS encoding ABC transporter permease, whose amino-acid sequence is MDTFLHDLRYALRQLARSPGFTLLAVVTLALGIGANTALFTLVDALLFRPRPGVADPDRLVWVTPVDERGGHPLSLSYPDFRDYQGGARDVLSDVAAFHDVEVSLSGGGEPETVRGQLVSGGYFAVLGTPMALGRGFAAGEDAPGSEPVAVLSHALWRRRFGADPRIVGRRVVMNGLAATVVGVTAPGFNGADHDLPREVWLPMSLAERALPGLPGTSGFREARTTWWLNAIGRLKPGVTPERADAALAVVAAQIEAADPEGHKGVTARTFPAGSGLTPGALGSVVPVTAVAFAVTGLVLLIACANVSNLLLARAAARRREIGVRLSLGAGRGRIVRQLLTESVLLAALACAAGLVAAAWGLDALAASVTLPPLDLSPDLRVLAFCAAAAGATGVLFGLVPALDATRADVVEALKDGAAGPDPRRARLQGRFVAAQVALSLVLLAASGLFLRSLAAEARVDVGYDASDRVLAVSFDLGRQGYSDARARAFTDALAARAEGLPGVRGVAFATSVPMGGRREGAEVFPGARPAREGEEHGLEALLYTVGPDYLRTVGIPLARGRGFAPQDAPGAPPVAVVSEALARQAWPGADPLGRELRVNDGVVTVVGVAREAVLSAVYESAKPAVYLPLAQRPGQKHLALLVGTAGDARPLAAALRREVRALDPDLPVEEVRTLAGYRRQSMSDIRATSRMIGLFGALALLLAAAGIYGVMAFAVTQRTREIGVRIALGARRGDVVSLFVRRGVRLALMGIAVGLVLAAGVGRLMAGVLYGLSPVEAPALAAVAALLAGVAALAAYFPARRAARVDPVVALKAE